The nucleotide sequence CATCAGCCTGATTTTCCACATAAAACTGCGGTCTTTTCATCTTTCCTATGTCATGGTAATAAGATGCTACTCTAGCCAATACATGGTTACCGCCTATAGCTTCTGTAGCCTGCTCTGATAGGGTTGCTACCATCATAGAGTGATGGAATGTCCCAGGAGCATTTACTGATAACCGTCTGAGCAAGGGCTGGGATAAATCTCCTAATTCCAGCAGTTTTATATCTGTTAAAATATTAAATGTCCTTTCAAAATATGGAAGAAGTGCTATAGTTAACATCCCTGTAAAAGCTCCCGACAAAAATAATACCCCACTCTTAATCAGGCTGTCTATAAACTCCATATTCATTCCAACTGCTATGGTTAAGACTATAAACACCTTGGTCATCCCTATATAGATACCAGTATTAATGATATTAGTTCTATTTTTTATTTTTGTTATCAGATATAATGAAACTATCAAACTAAATATTTCTATAACTAGGTACTCTATGCTGAATCCATTTAATGGTATACCATAAAGGATCAAAAAACCACCTATAATTAAACTGGTTTTTACATTTACTAAGATTCCCAATAAAATAAATACTGTTTCTATAGGCAGGATATATTTCCAATTGGGGTCTATAACCCTGAAAGAGATTATTCCCACAGCAATAGATAACATTATAGCGCTATAATAACTTTTTTTTCTTATTTCATTGAATAGAAACTTCGTACAAATATTTTTAAATACTATAGATAATATAAATAGATAGATAAGTGTCCCCATAAATTTTATTACCTTACTAGTTTTCCCATAAAGTCCTGCATTTTTTAATATGATTACCTTACTCTCTGAAACTGCCTCACCTTTTTTCAAAATTACAGCACCAGCATTTATACGCACTGAAACATTTTTTACCTGTTCTATCTTTTCGTTGAGTAACTCTTCAGTTTTTTCACTGTCTAAGATATAGTTAGGTTTGATAAAAATTTTCATAAAATTTTCTTCATAGGAATCCAGGTCATCAATCTTTTCAAACAACTTATTAAGTCTCAATAAGTTCCCGTCTTTTTTGACTCCCTGTTTATATAAGATATTTATATCATTTAAATATTTATCCCTTAGATCATCTAACTCCTTATCTGATTTTTCAAATAAATACATGAAAAGTTCAGATGAAATTTTGATATTAAAACTATTTTTTATATTCTGATAGGCTAGCTCTGATTCTACTTTTTTCTCTTGTTTTATTTGTTGAAAAAAAACTTTTACCCTCTGAATTGTCTCTTCTTCTACACTTCCTACACTTATATATTCCTTCTGAGAACTTTCTATTATCTCAGATATTATCCTTTCTTTAGCCGCTGTATCGTTGTAAATTATATCTGTAGGAGCGACTACATCCCTTATGGCTACGTCTCCTAATTTTAAATAACCGTTAAATAAATATGTATTTGCACTGACTACAGTCAGCACTAAGATTAGAATAAGATATACTACTTTCTCATTAACTACTTCCTTTGCAGAATATTCTAGATCTTTAATCTCTTTTTTCATTTTTTCTTTTTTCTCAAATCCAATTGTCAACCTTCTACCAAAAAGTTCAATTTTCTTCATAATTTTGCCTCCAATACCATTCCTATATGATATTATCTTTGTTTTTTATATGAATATTTCTTGTTGGAATGGAATCTATAAATAGACTTCCATATCGTTTCTTTATAATTCTATTATCTAAAATTGTTATTACACCTCTATCATCACAACTTCTGATAAGCCTCCCGATTCCCTGTTTAAATTTAATTATCGATTCAGGTATCTGGTATTCCATAAAGGCATTTTTCCCCTCATCATTTAAATTTTCTATAATGGCTTCTACCACAGGATCACTGGGTACTTTAAATGGTAGTTTAACTATGATTACAGAGCTAAGCTTATCTCCTTTCACATCTACACCTTCCCAAAATGATGCTGTTCCAAAGAGTACAGGTTTATTGCTTTTTTTATACATATCCACCAATTGATTCCTCGGTGCCTGCCCCTGGATAAATAAGTCATATCCTTCCTCTTCTAGTCTATCTTTTAACATAAAATATAGATAATTTAATGTAGAATATGAGGTAAACAATAAAAATGTATTCCCCTTTGTCCTCTTTATAAGTTTTTCTACAAAATCTTTTATCCCATCTAAAAATCCACGATCTGTAGGAGATGGGAGATCTCTTGGAATATATACTTTCATCTGCCTGTCATAATCAAAGGGTGAATCGATAATTTTTTCCAAGACCTCCTCATGTAGGCCTATAGATTCTTTGAAATATTTAAAACTACCATTAATTGCTATAGTTGCAGATGTAAACACCATATGTTCCAAGTTAGAATATAAATTTTCATCCAATTCATCACTTATTTTTAAAGGTGTTGCTACAAATTTTACGTTACTCTTTTTTTGATTCAGAGATATCCAATAGATGAAGTTTTTATCATCCATCTCCTTTATAAAATTATAGTTAGAAAAATATGTTTCCAGCCTCTCAGTATATTTTGTAAAATCACTTATTATTCCTGTTTCATCATCAATATCCTTTATTACCCGAGTTAAACTCTTTAACCTTCTCATATAAGCATTGTAAGTCAGGAGCATCTCCTCCTCCAATTCCTTCAATGTCTCCCAATGTTCCCAGTGTTTTAGCTCTTCCTTTCTCAGACGAAGACTGATATTCCCCTGGGACTGTCCTGCAAAGGCTTCTATAACCTTTAGATAGTATTCATTCCCACGGTTAGACAGATCTATATGCCGGGATATCAACTCTTCTATGATCTCCTTTTTTATAGAGTCATACCCTTTATAATTTATATTTCTTAAATAATTCAAAAGACCTGTATACTTGCTGGCATCTTTTTTCTTCCCTATATGATGGATGTTGTTCATCGTTTTATTGAATGAATATTTAGATGCCTCATAGGAAAAATAATCCCGGGCTACATTCTCTATATTATGGGCTTCATCAAATACTACCAAGTCATAGTCTGGAAATATAGAATAATCTGTGTTGAACCCTACTTCCTTTCGTATGGATAGGTCAGCAAAAAACATATGGTGGTTGGTGATCAACACATCAGCCTTTTTCTTTTCCTCTCTGGATTTTAAAAAGAAGCAGCTCTCTTTAAAAGCACACTTACTCCCTGCACATATATCTGTCTCACTCATAAATTGTTCCCAGACTATGTAATCTACCTCAAAGGGAAGTTCTCCCTTATCACCGGTTTCAGTAGATTTAAACCACTTCAATATATAGCTCACTTGATCTTTCTGAGAACTACTCATCTCATCGATCTCTGAACTTCCTCCTATCCCTATATTAGCAGCTTTTCTATTACACAGATAGTTACCCCTACCCTTAACCAAGACATAGGTAAATTTCTGTGGCAGCAATTTTTTAACTATAGGAATATCTTTGTGGAGGAGCTGTTCCTGTAAATTTATAGTATTTGTTGTAATAATTACTTTTTTCTCATTTTTTATAGCCCATTCTATACTAGGAATTAAGTAAGCGAGGGTCTTTCCAGTTCCTGTCCCTGCTTCTACTACAACCTTAGTTTTATTGTTCAAACCTTCCTCAATATGTTTAGCCATATGAAATTGTTCTTTTCTATACTCAAATCCCTTAAATATTCCTGCTAAAAGACCTTTCTCCTCGAAGTAGGGTCCTATATCGATCTTTTGAATCTCTGTTTTATTTATCTCTACCATAACATAGATATCATCTACACTATTATTTACAATATACGAAGCCCCGTCTTTTTGATCAGAATACATAGAAGCCACAGCTACATCTGCATCAGAAGGGTATAGATACCCTGAAGGATGGTTGTGGATTATTACTTCCCTTTTTTTCATCCTCTTGAGGAGAGCCGGGACTGCTCCTTTATTCCCTCTGGCAATTACCTCTATCTCATCTACTATTCCTTCATCATTTGGTATACCACGAAAAAACACCTCATTTCCATGGGCGTTCTCAATTTCCTCTTTCATTTTTTCTATTATATTTTCTGAAATTTTTTCTAATATCATTATTTATTCACCTTCTATTCTCCTATTATACCACAAAATAAAAGAAACGTGATGTTTCATCCAGTTGTGCAGAATACAGCATTTTTTTAACTTTATTTTTATGAAAAATTTAGAATTTTCTGAATAATAAAAAAGAGGCAATGCCTCTTTTTTAGTTAAAAATTAAAAATATATAGTTTAAAATTTTAGATATAAACTAACACTCTATATCTTTTTTATTTTATATACAGGGGCTCTAAAAATTCAAAACCTTTATTTTTCCCTTTAACAGCTTCTATCATAAAAAGTTTAGAAACTTTAGTGTTTTCACTGAATATATTTTGTATCCTCTTTGGATAAAATCCCAATTCCGATAGATTATTAAGTAGTTCTACCATCCTCTCACTTCTATAGATCAGTGTCAGAGTACCTCCTGGTTTTAGAAGCCTCTTACTCTCATCTATTAATTCTTTCAAATTTAAAGTAATCTCGTGTCTAGAGATCGCTTTCATAGAGTGGGGATTGACCTTCCCATTAGAGCTTTTCATATAGGGTGGATTACTTACTATGTAATCATAGGTATTTCCTCTGTTCAATTTTTTTATATCTATATTGAGAACCTCTATTTTTTCTGTAAGATCATTTTTTTTCACACTTCTTTTGGCCATACCAGCCATCTCTTCCTGGATTTCTACCGATGTAATATTATCTACCTTTGGATTTCTAGACAAGATAAGGGAGATTATCCCTGTTCCTGTTCCTATATCCAGCAGCTTTCCATTTTTAGTCGGTGTAAAAAAATCTGCCACCATGACAGCATCTTCTCCAAATCTAAATCCATCTTTTTTCTGTAAAATAACCATCCCATGATCTAGGGGTTCTAAATTTTCATCTTCTCTCATTATTTTGCTTCCAATCCTTTCACAGCTGCTTCTTCAGGTGTTTTTTTCTTAGATTTATGTTGTTTTCTAGCTTCTTTTTTGTCAAAACTTACCTCATCTAAATTCAATCTCATTCTGCCTTTACCCTCTACATCTACATATAGATATTCATTCAATGGATTTATTCCGACTACCTTTCCTCTGCTATTTTCCACACTTACTATTTGACCCATACTTGGGCATTTTAATAGAGCATCGGCATATTGTTGATATTCATATTTAATACAACAAAGCAGTCTACCGCAGGCTCCAGAAATTTTCGAAGGATTTATTACTAAACCTTGATCTCTTGCCATCTTAATTAACACTGAGTCAAATTTGTTGATATAAACCCTACAGCAGAGTTCTTTTCCACAGATTCCTAAACTTCCTAATATTCTAGCTTCATCTCTTACACCTATTTGACGTAATTCAATTCTAAGTTTAAATATTGTAGCTAATTCCTTTACTAGGTTTCTAAAGTCTATTCTACCTTCTGCTGTAAAGTAGAAGATTAGTTTTGATTTATCAAAGGTAAATTCTGTAGCCACTAACTTCATAGGCAATTCATGTTTTTTTATCTTTTCTTTTCCTATAACATTGGCCTTTTCAGCTTCTGCTTTGAGAGTTTCAAATTGATGATTATCCTCTGAAGTAGCCTTTCTGATTACCGGCTTTAATGGTAATACCAGTGACTCTTCTTCCATCATTTTAGGAGCCATATATACCAAACCAATTTCCTTACCCCTTGCAGTATCAACTACAGCTCTATCTCCTACTACATAATCAATATCATCCACTACTTCAAAATAATACCTTTTTCTAGTTATCTCAAACATTATCCCCAAGATTTTGTATTGTTTTTTTTCTACCTTTTCTTCTTTTGCTTTATTTTCTGCTTCCCATTT is from Psychrilyobacter atlanticus DSM 19335 and encodes:
- a CDS encoding ATP-dependent DNA helicase → MILEKISENIIEKMKEEIENAHGNEVFFRGIPNDEGIVDEIEVIARGNKGAVPALLKRMKKREVIIHNHPSGYLYPSDADVAVASMYSDQKDGASYIVNNSVDDIYVMVEINKTEIQKIDIGPYFEEKGLLAGIFKGFEYRKEQFHMAKHIEEGLNNKTKVVVEAGTGTGKTLAYLIPSIEWAIKNEKKVIITTNTINLQEQLLHKDIPIVKKLLPQKFTYVLVKGRGNYLCNRKAANIGIGGSSEIDEMSSSQKDQVSYILKWFKSTETGDKGELPFEVDYIVWEQFMSETDICAGSKCAFKESCFFLKSREEKKKADVLITNHHMFFADLSIRKEVGFNTDYSIFPDYDLVVFDEAHNIENVARDYFSYEASKYSFNKTMNNIHHIGKKKDASKYTGLLNYLRNINYKGYDSIKKEIIEELISRHIDLSNRGNEYYLKVIEAFAGQSQGNISLRLRKEELKHWEHWETLKELEEEMLLTYNAYMRRLKSLTRVIKDIDDETGIISDFTKYTERLETYFSNYNFIKEMDDKNFIYWISLNQKKSNVKFVATPLKISDELDENLYSNLEHMVFTSATIAINGSFKYFKESIGLHEEVLEKIIDSPFDYDRQMKVYIPRDLPSPTDRGFLDGIKDFVEKLIKRTKGNTFLLFTSYSTLNYLYFMLKDRLEEEGYDLFIQGQAPRNQLVDMYKKSNKPVLFGTASFWEGVDVKGDKLSSVIIVKLPFKVPSDPVVEAIIENLNDEGKNAFMEYQIPESIIKFKQGIGRLIRSCDDRGVITILDNRIIKKRYGSLFIDSIPTRNIHIKNKDNII
- a CDS encoding PSP1 domain-containing protein, giving the protein MFEITRKRYYFEVVDDIDYVVGDRAVVDTARGKEIGLVYMAPKMMEEESLVLPLKPVIRKATSEDNHQFETLKAEAEKANVIGKEKIKKHELPMKLVATEFTFDKSKLIFYFTAEGRIDFRNLVKELATIFKLRIELRQIGVRDEARILGSLGICGKELCCRVYINKFDSVLIKMARDQGLVINPSKISGACGRLLCCIKYEYQQYADALLKCPSMGQIVSVENSRGKVVGINPLNEYLYVDVEGKGRMRLNLDEVSFDKKEARKQHKSKKKTPEEAAVKGLEAK
- a CDS encoding HD family phosphohydrolase, which produces MKKIELFGRRLTIGFEKKEKMKKEIKDLEYSAKEVVNEKVVYLILILVLTVVSANTYLFNGYLKLGDVAIRDVVAPTDIIYNDTAAKERIISEIIESSQKEYISVGSVEEETIQRVKVFFQQIKQEKKVESELAYQNIKNSFNIKISSELFMYLFEKSDKELDDLRDKYLNDINILYKQGVKKDGNLLRLNKLFEKIDDLDSYEENFMKIFIKPNYILDSEKTEELLNEKIEQVKNVSVRINAGAVILKKGEAVSESKVIILKNAGLYGKTSKVIKFMGTLIYLFILSIVFKNICTKFLFNEIRKKSYYSAIMLSIAVGIISFRVIDPNWKYILPIETVFILLGILVNVKTSLIIGGFLILYGIPLNGFSIEYLVIEIFSLIVSLYLITKIKNRTNIINTGIYIGMTKVFIVLTIAVGMNMEFIDSLIKSGVLFLSGAFTGMLTIALLPYFERTFNILTDIKLLELGDLSQPLLRRLSVNAPGTFHHSMMVATLSEQATEAIGGNHVLARVASYYHDIGKMKRPQFYVENQADGVNPHNNLSPTLSTLIITSHTRDGDEMGREYNLPKEIRDIMYEHQGTTLLAYFYNKAKQSNPHLEESDFRYSGPKPRSKESAVIMLADSIEAAVRSLDEKTPVTIEKMLRKIIGSKIEEQQLSDADLTFKEIEIIIQSFTKILMSIHHVRIKYPGQK
- a CDS encoding tRNA1(Val) (adenine(37)-N6)-methyltransferase, with product MREDENLEPLDHGMVILQKKDGFRFGEDAVMVADFFTPTKNGKLLDIGTGTGIISLILSRNPKVDNITSVEIQEEMAGMAKRSVKKNDLTEKIEVLNIDIKKLNRGNTYDYIVSNPPYMKSSNGKVNPHSMKAISRHEITLNLKELIDESKRLLKPGGTLTLIYRSERMVELLNNLSELGFYPKRIQNIFSENTKVSKLFMIEAVKGKNKGFEFLEPLYIK